The Panulirus ornatus isolate Po-2019 chromosome 56, ASM3632096v1, whole genome shotgun sequence genomic interval TTTCTGTGACACGAGGTTTGAGACCCAAAGACTATTTGATGACCATGTAAGAGATATTCATAAACTAACAGTTAAATCAAGGAGTGATATTGTCACTCAGATATATAGTAACAAGGCTGATGCTGGAGGCAATACCGTAAAGGAAAACATTAAATGTTCAGAAATCAGCGAAGAGGGAAGAGATAAtcttgttttaaaaaaaaacttcaataTGACACCAGAAGACCTTACATGTACAGTAGAGAGACTGAAAGGAAAAATAAGCAAGTCGTAAATGTAAAGGATTCACAAGAGACACCAGGAAGCTTTAAACCAGAAGACAAAAATACTATGGAATGGTTATGGGAAGTGATGTATTTAAATGATGAGGAAATTGACCATGAGTTCAATGAAGTTGAAGAAAAAAAGGGTTTGCCTAAAAGGAGGGCTGGACTGAATACCAGAAGACTGCACAAATGCATAACTTGTTCCAAGGTATTTCCTTCTAAAGCCCATCTTAAAGAACATGAAGTAAGTCACTCTAATAAGCAACCATATAGGTGTCTTATGTGTGATCGAGGTTTTAAAAGGAAGAATGCACTGAGTAAACACATGCGCATATTTCACCCTGATGAATCAAATAATGTTTATTGTTCCTGTGGTAAGGTGTATGCCTCTCAAGAATTGTTGGAAAAGCATAGAGAATGCAGTGGAAACCATAGATTGTTTGTGTGCCCTGAGTGTGGGGCATTCTACAGAACAGAGTCAAGTCTGAAAAGTCATATGATGCTTCACAATGAAAGCAAAGGAAGTGCATCCAGTTCCTCATGGCCTTTCACATGCCATACATGTAGTGAAAAATTAAGTAGCCAAGCTTCTCTTAGTAACCATATAATTAATTCTCATAGTACTGGTGATTTCCAGTGTCATCACTGTGATAAGATATGCAAAACTAGACAGCTACTTTCTCAGCATTGTTTGAGGAAGCACAAAACTGGCAACAAAGAGTTTCCCTGTTCAGTTTGCAATAAAGTGTTCCATATATCAAAAGACCTTCGTCGCCATATGCAGTCACATAACCCTGAAGGACTACTCCAGTGTCCTGCTTGCCATGCAAAATTCAAAACCTACTCAACATTACAGTCTCACATGAAAATACACTCACAAGGTAAGCCATATGACTGCGTTATATGCCTTCTTCCATGCGCTACAATTGAGAATTTGAAGAGTCATTTATTTTCACATCACAATATTGAAGCCGGGGATGATTTTGCTCAGAATTGGAATCGAAGATGTCCTTTGTGTGGTCAGATTTTCCTTCGTCGGTCTAGT includes:
- the LOC139765904 gene encoding uncharacterized protein codes for the protein MYSRETERKNKQVVNVKDSQETPGSFKPEDKNTMEWLWEVMYLNDEEIDHEFNEVEEKKGLPKRRAGLNTRRLHKCITCSKVFPSKAHLKEHEVSHSNKQPYRCLMCDRGFKRKNALSKHMRIFHPDESNNVYCSCGKVYASQELLEKHRECSGNHRLFVCPECGAFYRTESSLKSHMMLHNESKGSASSSSWPFTCHTCSEKLSSQASLSNHIINSHSTGDFQCHHCDKICKTRQLLSQHCLRKHKTGNKEFPCSVCNKVFHISKDLRRHMQSHNPEGLLQCPACHAKFKTYSTLQSHMKIHSQGKPYDCVICLLPCATIENLKSHLFSHHNIEAGDDFAQNWNRRCPLCGQIFLRRSSLALHIKTHIGSEDIQLFFVENIDSDTVIGSNSMKNEQYQMPHLKMYARIDEFNDIHNNVTENDCALQVQIEEREKKNKRNAIEVKVSHEKQIENVKEMYTNVGILASCLSDGDKRDVKILSKDVMAKQFIPMEAGKFVPEPVIATRTIEETQIIGFKSHSVVKDKTHNINGISHTMKSCTSNEGEETKYICGECTLVFTDVNDLRTHLSTCYQQDNSDEYVVVFEVDENVQK